One genomic window of Borreliella burgdorferi B31 includes the following:
- the flgF gene encoding flagellar basal-body rod protein FlgF, whose amino-acid sequence MVRGIYTAASGMMAERRKLDTVSNNLANIDLIGYKKDLSIQKAFPEMLIRRLNDDGLYKFPKGHLETAPVVGKIGTGVEENEIYTVFEQGPLKTTGNPLDLALTDQGFFVIQTSDGERYTRNGSFTIGKEGILVTKSGFPVLGEKGYIYLKKNNFKITPQGQVFHNSNFESDPKRLVSEYENSWENYELLDTIRIVNFENPRFLKKQGNSLWIDTKTSGKAQEIDISLRPKIETETLEASNVNAVKEMVLMIEINRAYEANQKTIQTEDSLLGKLINEIGKY is encoded by the coding sequence GTGGTAAGAGGAATTTATACAGCTGCCAGCGGAATGATGGCAGAAAGGCGCAAGCTTGATACCGTGTCAAATAATTTGGCAAACATAGATCTTATTGGATACAAAAAAGATTTGTCTATTCAAAAAGCATTTCCAGAAATGCTAATAAGAAGACTAAATGATGATGGTCTTTATAAATTTCCCAAAGGACATCTTGAAACAGCTCCGGTTGTGGGCAAAATAGGAACAGGGGTTGAAGAAAATGAGATATACACAGTATTTGAACAGGGCCCATTAAAAACTACTGGCAATCCATTAGATTTAGCACTCACCGATCAAGGATTTTTCGTAATACAAACTTCAGATGGAGAAAGATATACAAGAAACGGTTCTTTTACTATTGGAAAAGAAGGAATCCTTGTTACAAAAAGCGGATTTCCCGTTCTAGGAGAAAAAGGATACATATATCTTAAGAAAAATAATTTTAAAATAACACCTCAAGGACAAGTCTTTCACAATTCAAACTTTGAATCAGACCCCAAAAGACTTGTTAGCGAGTATGAAAATTCTTGGGAAAATTATGAGCTGCTTGATACCATTAGAATTGTAAATTTTGAAAATCCCAGATTTCTCAAAAAACAGGGAAATTCTTTATGGATCGATACAAAAACATCTGGCAAAGCACAAGAAATTGATATATCATTAAGGCCTAAAATAGAAACAGAAACACTTGAGGCTTCCAATGTTAATGCTGTTAAAGAAATGGTTTTAATGATTGAAATTAACAGAGCTTATGAAGCTAATCAAAAAACAATACAGACTGAAGATAGTCTATTGGGAAAATTAATAAATGAAATTGGAAAATATTAA
- the tsaD gene encoding tRNA (adenosine(37)-N6)-threonylcarbamoyltransferase complex transferase subunit TsaD: MKVLGIETSCDDCCVAVVENGIHILSNIKLNQTEHKKYYGIVPEIASRLHTEAIMSVCIKALKKANTKISEIDLIAVTSRPGLIGSLIVGLNFAKGLAISLKKPIICIDHILGHLYAPLMHSKIEYPFISLLLSGGHTLIAKQKNFDDVEILGRTLDDACGEAFDKVAKHYDMGFPGGPNIEQISKNGDENTFQFPVTTFKKKENWYDFSYSGLKTACIHQLEKFKSKDNPTTKNNIAASFQKAAFENLITPLKRAIKDTQINKLVIAGGVASNLYLREKIDKLKIQTYYPPLDLCTDNGAMIAGLGFNMYLKYGESPIEIDANSRIENYKNQYRGKNNEKNFSNA, translated from the coding sequence ATGAAAGTGCTTGGAATAGAAACCTCTTGTGACGACTGTTGCGTAGCTGTAGTAGAAAATGGAATTCATATTTTAAGCAATATAAAATTAAATCAAACCGAACACAAAAAATATTACGGCATAGTGCCTGAGATTGCCTCAAGACTTCATACGGAAGCTATTATGTCTGTTTGTATAAAAGCACTAAAAAAGGCAAATACTAAAATATCTGAAATTGACTTAATAGCTGTAACATCTAGACCTGGACTTATTGGATCTTTAATAGTTGGATTAAACTTTGCCAAAGGTCTAGCAATTTCATTAAAAAAGCCCATTATTTGCATTGATCACATCTTGGGTCATCTTTACGCCCCTTTAATGCACTCAAAAATAGAATATCCATTTATATCATTATTATTAAGTGGTGGACATACATTGATTGCTAAACAAAAAAATTTCGATGATGTTGAAATACTTGGAAGAACTCTAGATGATGCTTGTGGAGAGGCTTTTGATAAAGTGGCAAAACATTATGATATGGGATTTCCGGGAGGTCCAAACATCGAACAAATATCTAAAAATGGAGATGAAAATACATTTCAATTTCCAGTTACCACCTTTAAAAAAAAAGAAAACTGGTATGATTTTTCATACTCTGGACTAAAAACAGCTTGCATACACCAACTCGAAAAATTCAAAAGCAAAGATAACCCAACAACAAAAAATAATATAGCTGCAAGCTTCCAAAAAGCTGCCTTTGAAAATCTAATCACCCCACTAAAAAGGGCAATAAAAGATACTCAAATCAACAAATTGGTAATAGCAGGAGGTGTTGCAAGCAATTTATATTTAAGAGAAAAAATAGATAAGCTTAAAATACAAACTTACTACCCTCCTCTTGACCTTTGCACAGACAATGGAGCAATGATTGCGGGACTTGGATTTAATATGTATTTAAAATATGGAGAAAGTCCAATTGAAATTGATGCAAATTCAAGAATAGAAAATTATAAAAACCAGTATAGGGGGAAAAATAATGAAAAGAATTTTAGCAATGCATGA
- the nadD gene encoding nicotinate (nicotinamide) nucleotide adenylyltransferase — protein MRIAILGGTYNPVHIGHIFLAKEIEYLLNIDRVIFIPTCNPAHKLIDENVSVSNRIDMLKLALENEDKMFIDDCDIINGGITYTVDTISCVKKKYKNDKLFLIIGDDLFQNFDSWKDPQSIVSSVELVVAHRIYKERLKSSFKHIYIDNKIIPISSSEIRNRIVNGLPVSYLLPFGVLKYIKDNNLYVKKVNV, from the coding sequence GTGAGAATTGCAATATTAGGGGGCACTTATAATCCAGTTCATATTGGACATATTTTTTTGGCTAAAGAAATAGAGTATTTATTAAATATTGATAGAGTAATATTTATTCCTACTTGCAATCCAGCTCATAAATTGATTGATGAGAATGTTAGTGTTAGCAATAGAATAGATATGCTCAAGCTTGCATTAGAGAATGAAGATAAAATGTTCATAGATGATTGCGACATAATAAATGGTGGTATAACTTATACTGTTGATACTATTTCTTGTGTTAAAAAAAAATACAAAAACGATAAACTTTTTTTAATTATTGGCGATGATCTTTTTCAAAATTTTGATTCATGGAAAGATCCTCAAAGTATTGTAAGTTCTGTTGAACTTGTTGTTGCTCATAGAATCTACAAAGAGAGACTTAAAAGTTCTTTTAAGCATATTTATATAGATAATAAAATAATACCGATTTCCTCATCAGAGATTAGAAATAGAATTGTAAATGGATTGCCCGTCAGCTATTTATTGCCTTTTGGTGTGTTAAAATACATTAAAGATAATAATTTATATGTTAAAAAGGTAAATGTTTGA
- the rpmA gene encoding 50S ribosomal protein L27 yields the protein MATSKSGGSSKNGRDSISKRLGVKRSGGQFVKAGEIIVRQRGTKFHKGKNVGLGRDYTIFALSSGKVEFKTLKGRKYVSIV from the coding sequence ATGGCAACAAGTAAAAGTGGTGGTAGTTCAAAAAATGGACGAGATTCTATATCCAAGCGACTTGGAGTTAAAAGAAGTGGTGGTCAGTTTGTTAAAGCTGGAGAGATAATTGTTAGACAAAGAGGTACAAAGTTTCATAAAGGTAAAAACGTTGGTCTTGGAAGAGATTATACAATATTTGCGCTTTCATCTGGTAAGGTAGAGTTTAAAACTTTAAAGGGGCGAAAATACGTAAGTATTGTTTAG
- the obgE gene encoding GTPase ObgE, which yields MYNFKDSVNITVVSGNGGSGCVSFLREKFNAKGGPDGGNGGSGGSVIFKVRENLSTLSFYKNGHVLCAENGKPGMGFKRSGANGKDLTLFVPPNTEVYNENDGTLLYRLKNLNDEFVVLKGGRGGLGNWNFKTSVRRVPRFAQPGESGNSLSVRLELFLVADIGLVGLPNAGKSSLLNRITSAKSRVANYPFTTKIPHLGMLRRSYDDLIIADIPGIIKGASFGVGLGTKFLKHIAKTKILALVIDISEANFLESYNILLNELKSYSHKLFNKKKIIIANKLDLDGSEKNFDCLIKALGKEKVVGISIYENRGIDELIKEFFILAKTF from the coding sequence TTGTATAACTTTAAGGACTCTGTAAATATAACGGTAGTTTCGGGCAATGGTGGTTCTGGGTGTGTTTCTTTTTTAAGAGAAAAGTTTAATGCAAAAGGTGGTCCAGATGGCGGAAACGGTGGGAGTGGTGGGAGTGTAATTTTCAAGGTGAGGGAAAATCTTAGCACTTTATCTTTTTACAAAAATGGTCATGTGCTTTGTGCTGAAAATGGTAAACCTGGAATGGGTTTTAAAAGAAGTGGTGCTAATGGTAAAGATTTAACTCTTTTTGTTCCTCCAAATACAGAAGTTTATAATGAAAATGATGGAACTCTTTTGTATAGGCTTAAAAATTTAAATGACGAATTTGTTGTTTTAAAAGGTGGCAGAGGGGGTCTTGGTAATTGGAATTTTAAAACTTCAGTTAGAAGGGTTCCAAGGTTTGCTCAACCTGGAGAATCGGGTAATAGTTTGAGCGTGCGTCTTGAACTTTTTTTGGTGGCGGATATTGGGCTTGTTGGATTACCCAATGCTGGTAAATCTTCTCTTCTTAATAGGATAACCTCAGCAAAATCTAGGGTCGCAAATTATCCTTTTACAACAAAGATTCCTCATCTTGGTATGCTCAGGCGTTCTTATGATGATTTGATTATTGCAGATATTCCCGGAATAATTAAAGGTGCTAGTTTTGGAGTAGGGCTCGGGACTAAATTTTTAAAGCATATTGCTAAAACTAAAATTTTAGCTTTGGTTATTGATATTTCTGAAGCAAATTTTTTGGAGTCATATAACATTCTTTTAAATGAATTAAAATCTTATAGCCATAAGCTTTTTAATAAAAAAAAAATTATTATTGCCAACAAGCTTGATTTGGACGGTTCTGAGAAAAATTTTGATTGCCTGATAAAAGCCTTAGGAAAAGAAAAGGTTGTTGGCATCTCTATTTATGAGAATAGAGGAATTGATGAACTTATTAAAGAATTTTTTATTTTGGCTAAAACTTTTTAA
- a CDS encoding rod-binding protein produces METKINSQNLKFKNQINNFKNSVEIKKSFQKNEDLRKASLEFEAMFIKQMLESMKKTLNKDQNLLNGGQVEEIFEDMLCEQRAKQMAQAQSFGLADLIYNQLQKSK; encoded by the coding sequence ATGGAAACCAAAATTAATTCACAAAATCTAAAATTTAAAAATCAAATAAATAATTTTAAAAATTCTGTAGAAATAAAAAAATCCTTTCAAAAAAACGAAGATCTTCGAAAAGCTTCTTTAGAATTTGAAGCTATGTTTATCAAGCAAATGCTTGAAAGCATGAAAAAAACTCTTAACAAAGATCAAAATTTGCTAAACGGAGGCCAAGTAGAAGAAATTTTTGAAGATATGCTTTGCGAACAAAGAGCAAAACAAATGGCACAAGCTCAAAGCTTTGGCCTTGCCGATTTAATTTACAATCAATTACAAAAAAGTAAATAA
- the rplU gene encoding 50S ribosomal protein L21, whose translation MYALVEINGKQYKAIEGEFLKIDKISPVEKDKLEFNSVLLINKDGEVKIGKPYVVNSLIRCTYKEDKKDKKVVSYRYRRRKSSERKVGHRQTYSYILVDEIVF comes from the coding sequence ATGTATGCACTGGTAGAAATAAATGGCAAGCAATATAAGGCTATTGAGGGTGAATTTTTAAAAATAGACAAAATTTCTCCTGTTGAAAAAGATAAGTTGGAATTTAATAGTGTTTTGCTTATTAATAAAGACGGAGAGGTTAAAATAGGAAAGCCTTATGTCGTAAATTCTCTTATTAGATGTACCTATAAAGAAGATAAAAAAGATAAAAAGGTTGTTTCTTACAGATACAGAAGAAGAAAATCAAGTGAGAGAAAAGTTGGGCACAGGCAAACCTATTCTTATATTTTGGTTGATGAAATAGTTTTTTAA
- the flgG gene encoding flagellar basal-body rod protein FlgG produces MMRALWTAASGMTAQQYNVDTIANNLSNVNTTGFKKIRAEFEDLIYQTHNRAGTPATENTLRPLGNQVGHGTKIAATQRIFEQGKMQSTNLLTDVAIEGDGFYKILLPDGTYAYTRDGSFKIDSNRELVTSQGYKVLPNILFPEEYIQNSITISEEGIVSVKIDTSNEPIELGQIEISRFINPAGLSAIGSNLFKETAGSGQEIAGIPGSEGMGRLRQGILEMSNVSIAEEMVTMIVAQRAYEINSKAIQTSDNMLGIANNLKRQ; encoded by the coding sequence ATGATGAGAGCATTATGGACAGCAGCAAGTGGAATGACTGCACAACAATACAATGTAGATACAATTGCCAATAACCTTTCAAATGTAAATACTACAGGATTTAAAAAAATAAGAGCAGAATTTGAGGATCTAATTTATCAAACCCATAACAGAGCAGGAACCCCTGCAACTGAAAATACTTTAAGACCACTTGGAAATCAAGTTGGTCACGGAACAAAAATTGCTGCCACCCAGAGAATATTTGAACAAGGAAAAATGCAATCCACAAATTTACTCACTGACGTTGCCATTGAAGGAGATGGATTTTACAAAATTCTTCTACCTGATGGAACTTATGCATATACTAGAGATGGGTCATTTAAAATCGATTCTAATCGAGAGCTTGTAACAAGCCAAGGATACAAAGTATTGCCTAATATACTCTTCCCAGAAGAATATATCCAAAACTCAATTACAATATCTGAAGAGGGAATAGTATCGGTAAAAATTGATACCAGCAACGAACCAATAGAGCTTGGGCAAATTGAAATATCAAGATTTATCAATCCTGCAGGACTAAGTGCCATTGGAAGCAATTTATTTAAAGAAACAGCTGGATCAGGCCAAGAAATAGCAGGAATACCAGGAAGTGAAGGCATGGGAAGACTAAGGCAAGGCATACTTGAAATGTCAAATGTATCTATTGCTGAAGAAATGGTAACAATGATAGTAGCTCAAAGGGCTTATGAAATAAACTCAAAAGCTATTCAAACTTCTGACAATATGTTAGGAATTGCAAATAACTTAAAAAGGCAATAA
- a CDS encoding divergent polysaccharide deacetylase family protein, which yields MFVFYIKKNKFIIVIFIIISIVIAITQAFASFLYFNDNSKIANAPLKNRFEKTQKESLIIKNNNEDKKAKSKPKFYLIIDDVGYDEFMLEQFIKLNLKITYAIIPFLPKSMSLYKKLKNANKTVIIHFPMQSKHRNSIEKFHINIKDKKEEIHKKIEKAFKKYPDAKIMNNHMGSLITSNKDLMKIILEKLKEIDRYFFDSVTIAGSVPEIIGKEIGVKVEKRDVFLDSKDTEESVTKELEKAKNIARKNGMVKVIGHIWSKNTLKVLKKEGPDLNQEFEFDNLLNLYEETIR from the coding sequence ATGTTTGTATTTTATATTAAAAAAAACAAGTTTATTATTGTAATTTTTATTATAATTTCTATTGTTATTGCAATAACTCAGGCATTTGCAAGTTTTTTATATTTTAATGACAATTCAAAAATTGCAAATGCCCCACTTAAAAATAGGTTTGAAAAAACACAAAAAGAAAGCTTAATAATAAAAAACAACAACGAGGATAAAAAAGCCAAAAGCAAACCTAAGTTTTACTTAATCATTGACGACGTGGGCTATGATGAATTTATGTTAGAACAATTTATAAAACTTAATCTTAAAATAACTTATGCTATTATTCCATTTTTACCAAAATCAATGAGTTTATACAAAAAACTAAAAAATGCTAACAAAACAGTAATAATACATTTCCCAATGCAATCAAAACATAGAAATTCAATAGAAAAATTTCATATAAACATAAAAGATAAAAAAGAAGAAATACACAAAAAAATCGAAAAAGCATTTAAAAAGTATCCTGATGCAAAAATAATGAATAACCATATGGGAAGTTTAATCACTTCAAATAAAGATTTGATGAAAATCATTTTAGAAAAGCTTAAAGAGATTGACAGATATTTTTTCGACAGCGTAACTATTGCAGGAAGCGTACCAGAAATAATAGGCAAAGAAATTGGAGTTAAAGTAGAAAAAAGAGACGTATTTCTTGATAGCAAAGACACAGAAGAGTCCGTAACAAAGGAGCTTGAAAAAGCAAAAAATATTGCTAGAAAAAATGGAATGGTAAAAGTAATAGGACACATTTGGTCTAAAAATACGCTAAAAGTCCTTAAAAAAGAAGGACCTGATTTAAACCAGGAATTCGAATTCGACAACTTATTAAATCTTTACGAGGAAACAATCAGATGA
- a CDS encoding ribosomal-processing cysteine protease Prp yields MINVLVKVKDDVIIYLLANGHAIGKNNVNVVCSSFSFILRTFFSVLDLEGEAFVVKNSKRGYLEFKPFFKDLNKESLFYYSRFLIRGINDLCFEYPNDIKLVLEEN; encoded by the coding sequence TTGATTAATGTTTTGGTAAAAGTAAAAGACGATGTAATTATTTATCTTTTAGCCAATGGTCATGCTATAGGTAAGAATAATGTTAACGTTGTCTGTTCTTCTTTTTCTTTTATTTTGAGAACCTTTTTTAGTGTTCTTGATCTTGAGGGTGAGGCTTTTGTTGTGAAAAATTCAAAAAGAGGTTATTTAGAATTTAAGCCCTTTTTTAAGGATTTGAACAAAGAAAGTCTTTTTTACTATAGTAGGTTTTTAATTAGAGGCATAAATGATTTGTGCTTTGAGTATCCTAATGATATTAAATTAGTTTTGGAGGAAAATTAA
- a CDS encoding flagellar basal body P-ring protein FlgI, with translation MNKLMLMLITFATSLLAQTNKASTGLKTDQSFNNSLSESVKLKEIADIYPTNTNFLTGIGIVAGLAGKGDSIKQKDLIIKILEENNIINEIGSNNIESKNIALVNVSLQVKGNTIKGSKHKACVASILDSKDLTNGILLKTNLKNKEGEIIAIASGITQPNNKLKGSGYTIDSVIINENQNINHSYNIILKKGNYTLINRIHKILTSKKINNKIKSDSTIEIEAKNISLLEEIENIKIETNPKILIDKKNGIILASENAKIGTFTFSIEKDNQNIFLSKNNKTTIQVNSMKLNEFILKNSNNLSNKELIQIIQAAQKINKLNGELILEEIDGNQN, from the coding sequence ATGAACAAACTAATGTTGATGTTAATTACATTTGCAACGAGTCTATTAGCCCAAACAAACAAAGCTTCAACAGGACTAAAAACAGATCAATCATTTAACAATAGCCTATCTGAAAGCGTAAAATTAAAAGAAATTGCGGATATTTATCCCACAAATACAAATTTTTTAACAGGTATTGGAATAGTAGCGGGACTTGCTGGAAAAGGAGACTCTATAAAACAAAAAGACCTTATAATTAAAATTTTAGAAGAAAACAATATAATAAATGAAATAGGCTCTAATAACATAGAAAGTAAAAATATTGCACTAGTAAATGTCAGTCTCCAAGTAAAAGGTAATACAATCAAAGGTTCAAAACATAAAGCTTGCGTTGCATCAATACTGGACTCAAAAGATTTAACAAATGGAATACTTTTAAAAACAAATCTTAAAAATAAAGAGGGGGAAATAATAGCAATTGCATCAGGAATTACACAGCCCAATAATAAATTAAAAGGATCTGGATATACTATAGATAGTGTAATAATAAATGAGAATCAAAATATTAACCACAGTTATAATATAATTCTTAAAAAAGGAAATTATACATTAATAAATAGAATTCATAAAATATTAACCTCTAAAAAAATCAACAACAAAATTAAATCAGACAGCACAATAGAAATAGAAGCAAAAAACATAAGCCTATTAGAAGAGATTGAAAATATTAAAATAGAAACCAACCCCAAGATATTAATAGACAAAAAAAATGGTATTATTTTAGCAAGTGAAAATGCAAAAATAGGAACTTTTACATTTTCCATTGAAAAAGACAATCAAAACATTTTTTTAAGTAAAAATAACAAAACAACAATTCAAGTAAACTCAATGAAATTAAATGAATTTATATTAAAAAATTCCAACAATCTTAGCAATAAAGAATTAATTCAAATAATTCAAGCTGCGCAAAAAATTAATAAATTAAATGGGGAACTTATCTTGGAGGAAATTGATGGAAACCAAAATTAA
- the rpoS gene encoding RNA polymerase sigma factor RpoS, whose protein sequence is MNIFSNEDLNIYLKSVREHKLITHEEEIKLAGQIQRGNAKAKNKMINANLRLVLKIIKRYAGKGLKIEDLIQEGNLGLIRAAEKYDPNKNTKFSTYASFWIKQSLQRALNTKTRLVKVPYRKENLILQINKYLTEEEKSPKKEEIMKRFNLSPAQYIKIIPYLEKEYSLDKEIEGSENSTLLNLYEDNSFNPEITLEQDSTLKHLNYILETKLNEKERYIIKKRYNLDNSPKKSTLKDISTELGISSETVRQIEKRVLKKLKEEIN, encoded by the coding sequence ATGAACATATTTAGTAATGAGGATTTAAACATATATTTAAAATCAGTAAGAGAACACAAGCTAATTACTCACGAAGAAGAAATCAAACTTGCAGGACAAATACAAAGAGGCAATGCAAAAGCAAAAAACAAGATGATAAATGCAAACTTGCGACTTGTTTTAAAAATAATAAAAAGATATGCGGGTAAAGGGTTAAAAATTGAAGACTTAATTCAAGAAGGCAACTTGGGATTAATAAGAGCTGCTGAAAAATATGACCCGAATAAAAATACCAAATTTTCAACTTATGCATCATTTTGGATTAAGCAATCACTACAAAGAGCATTAAACACTAAAACCAGATTGGTAAAAGTCCCATACAGAAAAGAAAATCTAATACTACAAATAAATAAATATTTAACAGAAGAAGAAAAATCGCCCAAAAAAGAAGAAATAATGAAAAGATTCAACCTATCTCCTGCTCAGTATATAAAAATTATTCCCTATCTTGAAAAAGAATATTCTCTGGACAAAGAAATAGAGGGATCTGAAAATTCAACACTCTTGAATCTATACGAGGATAATTCTTTTAACCCTGAAATTACCCTTGAACAAGATTCAACTCTAAAACATTTGAATTATATACTTGAAACAAAATTAAATGAAAAGGAAAGATACATAATTAAAAAAAGATATAACCTGGACAATAGTCCCAAAAAAAGCACCTTAAAAGATATTTCAACAGAACTTGGAATATCATCAGAAACTGTAAGACAGATTGAAAAAAGAGTTCTTAAAAAATTAAAAGAAGAAATAAATTAA
- a CDS encoding adenine phosphoribosyltransferase gives MKNKTEYYDQFISKIPNFPKKGVLFYDITSVLLKPEVYSSLINEVYSFYNFKKIDCIAVVESRGYLIGAPLSLKMQLPLVLIRKEGKLPREVFSEEYELEYGFGRIEVHKDDVRTYSNILLIDDILATGGTLKSSAILLERAGGKVKDIFCFIELCAINGRQSLESYEVNSLVRYN, from the coding sequence ATGAAAAATAAGACAGAGTATTATGATCAGTTTATTTCAAAAATACCCAATTTTCCTAAAAAGGGTGTTCTTTTTTATGATATTACTAGCGTTTTGCTAAAACCCGAAGTTTATAGTTCATTAATAAATGAAGTATATTCTTTTTATAATTTTAAAAAGATCGATTGCATTGCAGTTGTTGAGTCTAGGGGATATTTAATAGGTGCTCCTTTGTCTTTAAAAATGCAGCTACCCCTTGTTTTAATTCGAAAAGAGGGTAAATTGCCCAGAGAGGTTTTTAGTGAAGAGTATGAGCTTGAATATGGTTTTGGGAGAATAGAGGTGCACAAAGACGATGTTAGGACGTATTCCAATATTCTTTTAATAGATGACATATTAGCTACCGGTGGAACTTTAAAGTCGTCTGCAATTTTGCTAGAGAGAGCCGGGGGCAAGGTTAAGGATATTTTTTGTTTTATTGAGCTTTGCGCTATTAATGGTAGACAAAGTCTTGAAAGTTATGAAGTCAATTCCCTTGTAAGGTATAATTAA
- a CDS encoding DUF2147 domain-containing protein, with product MTRVFSKFFLFFCFSMLLFANSEDSNEKDIVSKDENPVFENEVLGYWVGYNDVSNIKNSIIYIYKYNGEVYGRILTIIKDGKKYDAKNPSGDTVVGFENLAIEGLDFMWGLKYSSSSKKWDRGKIIDPKNGKIYNSEMRVDSKTGNLITKGKVWIFGRSKIWTRAKDDEIPKLDLHNLVPAPPVKK from the coding sequence ATGACTAGAGTTTTTTCAAAGTTTTTTCTTTTTTTTTGTTTTTCAATGCTTTTATTTGCAAATTCAGAAGATTCAAATGAAAAGGACATTGTTAGCAAGGATGAAAACCCTGTTTTTGAAAATGAAGTTTTAGGATATTGGGTTGGTTATAATGATGTAAGTAACATAAAGAATTCTATTATCTATATTTATAAATATAATGGGGAAGTTTATGGCCGAATTTTAACTATAATAAAAGATGGCAAAAAGTATGATGCTAAAAATCCTTCAGGAGATACTGTAGTTGGGTTTGAAAATCTTGCAATAGAGGGTCTTGATTTTATGTGGGGTCTTAAGTATTCTTCTTCTTCTAAAAAGTGGGATAGGGGCAAAATAATAGATCCTAAAAACGGTAAAATTTATAATTCTGAGATGCGTGTTGATAGTAAAACCGGAAATCTTATTACCAAGGGGAAAGTTTGGATTTTTGGTAGAAGTAAAATTTGGACAAGAGCTAAAGATGATGAAATACCAAAATTAGATTTGCATAATCTTGTTCCAGCGCCCCCTGTGAAAAAATAA